The segment CGTGCAGCAACGGCTCGAAGAGGGCTGGGCGGAGGTCACCGGCGAAAAAATTCGGATCACCGCCAGCGGTCGCACCGACAGCGGCGTGCATGCGCGCGGCCAGGTGTGCTCATTGGCGACAAATTCACGGCTTCCCAACCGCGATTTGATTCGTGCGCTCAATGCGAAAACGCCGGAAGACGTTTCGGTGCTGAAAGTTGAATCGGCGATCGATGGATTTCACGCGATCAACCATTGCGTGAAAAAGACTTACAGCTATCAGATTCAATGCGGCAGAATTCTGGATCCGCTGGGGCAGGACCATTGGTGGTTCGTTCCGCATCATCTGGACATCGCGGCGATGAAGGAAGCTGCCGCTTTCCTGACCGGGAAACTGGACTTTGCCAGCTTTCAGGCTTCCGGCGGTGTTGCTCGACAAACCACCGTTCGGAATGTGTTGGAGCTGCGAATCGAAACGGCGGAACGCGAACCGTTCACAGAAGTCCGGATTTTCTTGACCGCAGACGGCTTTCTTTACAACATGGTCCGGAACATCGTCGGGACTCTGGTTCACGTTGGACGTCGCAGCGAGCGTCCCGAGTGGGTGAAATGGGTGCTGCAACAGAAGGACCGCACGGTGGCAGGGCAAACCGCACCGGCCAACGGGCTGTTTTTGGACGAAGTTTTCTATCCGCCAGAAACCGTGGTTCCCGAATCGATTCAGCACGGTTGAACGCCGATTAGGGTCGAATAATCCTGCCATCTGGCTAGAATGTTGTGGGCGTTCCGGCAGTAAAATCGGACGCTTGATTTATTGGGCGATTCGTACGGGAATCTGGTCGCCGACTTGTATCTAACCGGAATTCACTGTGTCAATTGGGCGAGACTTTATTGGGCCGTTTCAACTGCTGAGGCTGATTCGCTCGGGTACCTCGACGCAAGTCTGGGAAGCGCTTCGTGCGGGAGAGAAAGAACGCATTGCTCTGAAAGTCCTTCTGCGAGATTACCGCAAGGACAAATACGAAATCGACCAGCTCAAA is part of the Mariniblastus fucicola genome and harbors:
- the truA gene encoding tRNA pseudouridine(38-40) synthase TruA, which codes for MRHLKLTVAYEGRNFVGWQVQKNGISVQQRLEEGWAEVTGEKIRITASGRTDSGVHARGQVCSLATNSRLPNRDLIRALNAKTPEDVSVLKVESAIDGFHAINHCVKKTYSYQIQCGRILDPLGQDHWWFVPHHLDIAAMKEAAAFLTGKLDFASFQASGGVARQTTVRNVLELRIETAEREPFTEVRIFLTADGFLYNMVRNIVGTLVHVGRRSERPEWVKWVLQQKDRTVAGQTAPANGLFLDEVFYPPETVVPESIQHG